One segment of Rhodopirellula baltica SH 1 DNA contains the following:
- a CDS encoding alpha/beta hydrolase, with amino-acid sequence MQTASRFSLPYLAWMLAPFACLGFISTAALADDQASSPLKNGRIVIGPDYQVAPELKDQGAPKGKQFEFMMPLSESKIFDGTDSTLNPRKDVRKERKIVVYVPAAYQDGTAAPFLVMHDGPSRLNLVRNALDNMTISKDPSRRLPAFVAIAVQNGGNDSKGSQRGLEYDTMSDRLARFIQLEVLPAVENHPEIRAAYPNFKLTDDPWGRGVMGCSSGGAAALTMGWFRPEWFRRLITYSGTFVDQQDDDAPEEAEYPLGAWEYHSSMKLIENSEKKPLRIFTHVAENDNRANDPESTYHNWVMANERTADALEAKGYEYRYVFSKATRHCDRKVFEATLADTLAWMWYGYEADAE; translated from the coding sequence ATGCAGACCGCTTCCCGTTTCTCGTTGCCATACTTGGCATGGATGCTGGCCCCGTTCGCTTGTCTTGGATTTATCAGCACGGCGGCATTGGCCGACGACCAAGCGTCTTCGCCTTTGAAGAATGGACGCATTGTCATTGGTCCGGATTATCAGGTGGCACCCGAGTTGAAAGATCAGGGAGCGCCCAAGGGAAAACAATTTGAGTTCATGATGCCGTTGTCGGAAAGCAAGATTTTCGACGGCACGGATTCGACTTTGAATCCACGCAAGGACGTTCGCAAGGAACGCAAGATCGTGGTTTATGTGCCAGCGGCTTACCAAGACGGGACCGCGGCACCGTTCCTGGTCATGCATGATGGTCCGAGTCGTTTGAACTTGGTTCGAAACGCACTGGATAACATGACGATCTCAAAGGATCCGAGTCGTCGACTTCCCGCCTTCGTTGCGATTGCGGTTCAAAACGGAGGCAACGACAGCAAAGGCAGCCAACGTGGTTTGGAATACGACACGATGTCAGACCGGCTGGCTCGGTTCATTCAATTAGAGGTTCTGCCAGCCGTTGAGAACCATCCTGAGATTCGTGCAGCCTATCCAAACTTCAAGCTGACGGATGACCCGTGGGGGCGTGGCGTGATGGGATGCAGCAGCGGTGGTGCCGCGGCGCTGACGATGGGTTGGTTCCGCCCGGAATGGTTTCGCCGTTTGATCACGTATTCAGGAACGTTTGTGGATCAACAGGACGACGATGCTCCTGAGGAAGCTGAGTACCCGCTGGGGGCTTGGGAGTATCACTCGAGCATGAAGCTGATTGAAAACAGCGAGAAGAAACCGCTTCGCATTTTCACGCACGTTGCGGAGAACGACAATCGAGCGAACGACCCCGAGTCGACGTATCACAACTGGGTGATGGCGAACGAACGCACCGCCGACGCGCTGGAAGCGAAGGGCTACGAATATCGGTATGTGTTCTCGAAGGCGACCCGTCACTGCGATCGCAAGGTGTTCGAAGCCACCTTGGCCGATA
- a CDS encoding PQQ-binding-like beta-propeller repeat protein, which produces MKTSSLRFGLLSVWLCCQVVGGSAATIADELDWANWRGPFQNGTSPETGLIDRFDPKGGSGSNVLWKSEIASGISTPIVMNGRVFTIVRDQPGTSQDAEKVIALDADSGDLLWENVYNVFLSDLPAERVGWSNVCGDPELDRVYALGACCLLQSIDATTGETAWSRSLSEEFGMLSTYGGRTNTPVIYENLVIISGVTTGWDATARPAHRFFAFDKQSGTLVWSVSTRPLPEDTTFSTPIIKVIGGQPVMVAGSGDGDVYGIQPRTGKILWHEPVSRRGINTSVAVDSEGNVYTTHGEENPEGTAMGAVVRIDATHASLESASAEVWRTEEIMCGKSSPLLVGDRLYVVEDSSRLRVLNRETGEEVCPPVKLGTAMRGSLLYADGKIYGCTSQGVFHVLKPTEEGIESVFKVRLPRGHEVGGSPIVSHGRIYLPTTGGLFCLENESDAGSNSVATVKVSSEAFEPELPVSDDPEIAQLQLIPAEAMVRPGEVISYEVVAFNSRGQRLELPLDGLTFEAEGAGAVGRDGVFQADGQMQHGAVTVNVRRGELLATSRVRVVPSLPWAFDFSDGEVPITWVGARYRHEARSVDGEPVIAKVSTIPKGTRSQAWFGPTDLHNYTITADVKAQSGTSKLPDMGVIAQRYVLDLMGESQKLQIRTWAAQLRMAQSVPVQWEAGVWYTLKLQASLEDGKAILKGKVWPREEAEPDAWTVTAIDEAPNRNGSPGLFGNATNAEYFIDNVNVREN; this is translated from the coding sequence GTGAAAACGTCGTCGTTGCGATTCGGCTTGTTGTCGGTGTGGCTGTGTTGTCAGGTGGTGGGTGGATCGGCCGCGACGATCGCTGACGAGTTGGATTGGGCCAATTGGCGTGGTCCGTTTCAAAACGGAACCTCACCTGAAACAGGATTGATCGATCGCTTCGATCCCAAAGGCGGTTCGGGAAGCAACGTTCTTTGGAAGAGCGAGATAGCCTCGGGGATCTCCACACCGATCGTGATGAACGGGCGTGTGTTCACGATCGTGCGTGACCAGCCGGGGACGTCCCAGGACGCCGAGAAGGTGATTGCCTTGGACGCTGATTCGGGCGATCTGCTGTGGGAGAACGTGTACAACGTTTTTCTGTCGGATCTGCCAGCGGAACGCGTGGGGTGGTCGAATGTTTGTGGCGACCCAGAACTGGATCGAGTGTATGCGCTCGGAGCATGTTGTTTGTTGCAGTCGATCGATGCGACAACGGGCGAGACCGCTTGGTCTCGATCGCTGAGTGAAGAGTTCGGGATGCTCAGCACTTATGGCGGCCGAACCAACACTCCAGTGATCTATGAGAACTTGGTCATCATCAGTGGTGTGACCACCGGTTGGGACGCGACCGCTCGCCCTGCTCATCGCTTCTTTGCGTTTGACAAGCAATCCGGGACGCTGGTTTGGAGCGTGAGCACACGACCATTGCCAGAAGACACCACCTTCAGCACACCAATCATCAAGGTCATCGGTGGACAGCCCGTGATGGTCGCCGGCAGCGGTGACGGAGACGTTTATGGTATCCAGCCTCGCACGGGAAAGATCCTGTGGCACGAACCTGTCTCACGGCGAGGGATCAACACGTCCGTCGCAGTGGACAGCGAAGGCAACGTTTACACCACACATGGGGAAGAGAACCCAGAGGGCACCGCGATGGGAGCGGTTGTTCGAATTGATGCGACCCACGCCTCACTGGAATCGGCTTCCGCGGAAGTTTGGCGAACCGAAGAGATCATGTGCGGCAAGAGTTCTCCGTTGCTGGTGGGTGATCGGTTGTACGTTGTCGAAGACTCGTCCCGGTTGCGAGTGCTGAATCGCGAAACGGGAGAAGAGGTTTGCCCACCGGTGAAGTTGGGGACGGCGATGCGTGGCAGTTTGTTGTATGCCGATGGCAAAATTTATGGTTGCACGTCGCAAGGTGTCTTTCATGTGCTGAAGCCAACCGAGGAAGGGATTGAGTCCGTCTTCAAGGTTCGCTTGCCACGCGGTCATGAAGTGGGAGGATCGCCCATTGTGTCTCACGGCCGAATCTATCTGCCGACGACTGGTGGACTGTTCTGTCTTGAAAACGAAAGTGATGCGGGATCGAATTCGGTGGCAACGGTGAAAGTGTCATCTGAAGCGTTCGAGCCCGAGTTGCCGGTCAGCGACGATCCTGAAATCGCTCAATTGCAACTCATCCCCGCCGAGGCGATGGTTCGTCCCGGCGAGGTGATTTCGTACGAAGTGGTCGCGTTCAATTCGCGAGGCCAGCGATTGGAATTGCCACTTGATGGACTGACGTTTGAAGCGGAAGGAGCGGGGGCCGTCGGTCGTGACGGGGTGTTCCAAGCAGATGGTCAAATGCAACACGGTGCCGTCACCGTGAATGTCCGTAGAGGCGAACTTTTGGCAACCTCAAGAGTCCGGGTGGTGCCGTCGTTGCCGTGGGCCTTTGATTTTTCCGATGGCGAAGTTCCGATCACTTGGGTGGGGGCACGCTACCGACATGAGGCTCGATCGGTTGATGGCGAACCGGTGATTGCGAAGGTTTCGACGATCCCCAAGGGAACTCGCAGCCAAGCGTGGTTCGGTCCAACGGACTTGCACAACTACACCATCACTGCGGATGTGAAAGCACAATCGGGGACGAGCAAGTTGCCGGACATGGGAGTCATCGCTCAGCGTTATGTATTGGACCTGATGGGTGAATCTCAAAAGCTGCAGATTCGAACCTGGGCGGCTCAGTTGCGGATGGCTCAGAGTGTTCCGGTGCAGTGGGAAGCGGGAGTTTGGTACACGCTGAAATTGCAGGCGAGTTTGGAAGATGGCAAAGCGATTCTGAAGGGCAAGGTTTGGCCTCGCGAAGAAGCGGAGCCCGATGCCTGGACGGTGACCGCGATTGATGAGGCTCCCAACCGCAATGGCAGCCCGGGTTTGTTTGGCAATGCCACCAACGCCGAGTACTTCATCGACAACGTGAACGTGCGAGAGAACTGA
- a CDS encoding two-component system sensor histidine kinase NtrB, which produces MFHSLPIAVIRNRLFLISFVIALAANLVLLGVAYANGSPWVGYLVMLVLLIALGGSRCCEIRPSKPVPPPDTMMLSQIERRRQRLESLGTLASGIAHDLNNLLTPILMSGKMLQRETPNLDRAALVDTIVSGASRGADLIAQLLTFARGGDGVPARIALSELLPEIVRILERTVGGEIEVVLDVQPDLPDVIGDETELSQVVMNLAINGRDAMDGAGRLSVRARSWELSGDRSFSYTVLPPGRYVMVSVTDTGRGMEDAIRDRIFEPFFSTKQRGQGTGLGLSTTIGIIKSHGGAIEVDSVLGEGTTINVILPIATS; this is translated from the coding sequence GTGTTCCATTCACTCCCAATTGCCGTTATTCGCAACCGTTTGTTTTTGATCTCGTTTGTCATCGCTCTGGCAGCCAATTTGGTTCTGCTTGGGGTGGCGTATGCCAACGGTTCGCCTTGGGTGGGCTATTTGGTGATGTTGGTGTTGCTCATTGCATTGGGGGGCAGTCGTTGCTGCGAAATTCGGCCATCAAAGCCGGTGCCTCCGCCCGACACGATGATGCTGTCGCAGATCGAGCGACGCCGTCAGCGACTCGAATCATTGGGGACGCTCGCCAGCGGGATTGCACACGACCTGAACAATTTGCTGACTCCGATTTTGATGAGCGGCAAGATGCTGCAACGCGAAACGCCGAACTTGGACCGGGCGGCTTTGGTGGACACGATTGTCAGTGGTGCCAGTCGCGGGGCGGACTTGATCGCTCAGTTGCTTACATTCGCAAGAGGCGGCGATGGCGTTCCGGCACGAATTGCGTTGAGCGAGTTGCTGCCAGAGATCGTGCGTATCTTGGAACGGACGGTGGGCGGTGAAATCGAGGTGGTGCTGGACGTGCAACCCGATTTGCCCGATGTGATCGGCGATGAAACGGAGCTCAGCCAAGTGGTGATGAATTTGGCGATCAACGGCCGTGATGCGATGGACGGTGCTGGGCGACTGAGTGTCCGAGCGAGGTCCTGGGAACTCAGCGGGGATCGATCGTTTTCTTACACCGTACTGCCACCGGGTCGGTATGTGATGGTCAGTGTGACGGATACCGGTCGTGGCATGGAGGATGCGATCCGAGACCGTATTTTTGAACCTTTCTTTTCGACCAAGCAACGTGGTCAGGGAACGGGACTGGGGCTGAGCACCACCATCGGTATCATCAAGAGCCATGGTGGAGCCATCGAAGTGGACTCGGTTCTTGGGGAAGGCACCACAATCAATGTCATCCTACCGATTGCGACTTCATGA
- a CDS encoding MFS transporter translates to MIPLSPSSTAPSPSKVTVAIVCFIAAIGFAFDIYELLMLPLILRPALQELGGISPGTPEFEYWRGMLFFVPAMVGGIFGLFGGYLTDLWGRRRVLTYSILLYAFAALASGFVTSIGMLLFLRCLVFVGVCVEFVAAVAWVAELFPNVKHREAALGYTQAFSSVGGLLVTAANYLAIQYASSLPEIAGGHEAWRYTVVSGVIPAIPLIMIRPFLPESPQWAAKKAAGTLQRPSIAALFAPNLRRTTIITTLMFACSYGAAFGALQQVPSIVPGLPQVRSQTDGLPVPAAKKIEQETAATVNGYQEIGGLLGRFALAALAVAIVSRRWLLRLFQWPGLVIVPLVFFFPARDNLDLLKWGILLCGFFTVAQFSFWGNYLPRAFPLHLRGTGESFAANIGGRMIGTSFAAVTAWLTTMLPSGSTAIAAACVVLFVYLAGSVLSFWLPEPLAEEA, encoded by the coding sequence ATGATTCCGTTGTCTCCATCGTCCACTGCGCCGTCGCCCTCCAAAGTCACCGTAGCCATCGTTTGTTTCATTGCAGCGATTGGGTTTGCGTTTGATATTTATGAACTGTTGATGTTGCCGTTGATCCTGCGGCCTGCCTTGCAGGAACTCGGTGGGATCTCACCCGGCACGCCGGAGTTTGAGTATTGGCGTGGCATGTTGTTCTTTGTTCCCGCGATGGTGGGTGGGATCTTTGGTTTGTTTGGCGGTTACCTCACCGACCTGTGGGGGCGGCGACGTGTGTTGACCTACAGCATTCTGCTGTACGCTTTCGCGGCGCTGGCCAGCGGCTTTGTGACCTCCATCGGGATGCTGTTGTTTCTGCGATGTTTGGTGTTCGTGGGCGTTTGTGTGGAGTTCGTTGCGGCGGTCGCTTGGGTGGCGGAGTTGTTTCCCAATGTCAAGCATCGCGAAGCGGCGCTGGGGTACACACAAGCGTTCTCTTCCGTCGGTGGTTTGCTGGTCACGGCCGCGAATTATTTGGCGATTCAGTATGCCAGTTCGTTGCCGGAAATTGCGGGCGGCCATGAGGCGTGGCGTTACACGGTTGTCTCCGGTGTGATTCCCGCAATCCCGTTGATCATGATTCGTCCGTTTCTTCCTGAGTCACCTCAGTGGGCGGCCAAGAAGGCGGCCGGCACGTTGCAGCGTCCCAGCATCGCGGCTTTGTTTGCACCGAATCTGCGTCGCACAACGATCATCACGACGTTGATGTTCGCGTGCAGCTATGGTGCGGCGTTTGGAGCGTTGCAACAAGTTCCATCGATCGTGCCTGGACTGCCACAGGTGCGATCTCAGACCGATGGTTTGCCGGTGCCTGCGGCGAAGAAGATCGAGCAAGAGACCGCGGCAACGGTCAACGGCTATCAGGAGATTGGCGGCTTGCTAGGGCGTTTTGCGCTGGCGGCGTTGGCCGTTGCGATCGTGAGTCGGCGTTGGTTGCTGCGGCTGTTCCAGTGGCCTGGTTTGGTGATCGTTCCATTGGTGTTCTTCTTTCCGGCTCGTGACAACTTGGATTTGCTCAAGTGGGGAATCCTGTTGTGCGGTTTCTTCACGGTGGCCCAGTTTAGTTTTTGGGGCAACTATCTTCCGCGAGCTTTCCCGTTGCATCTTCGCGGGACGGGCGAGAGTTTTGCCGCGAACATTGGCGGCCGGATGATCGGGACTTCGTTCGCCGCCGTCACCGCATGGCTGACGACGATGTTGCCTTCGGGCAGCACCGCGATCGCGGCAGCTTGCGTGGTGTTGTTTGTTTATCTGGCCGGATCGGTGCTGTCGTTCTGGTTGCCAGAACCATTGGCAGAAGAAGCGTAG
- a CDS encoding sigma-54-dependent transcriptional regulator — MNDCRTLLVVDDDPLILQCMQLCLPAPDYRVVTAVTAAKGLELFRETDPDAVLLDIQLPDQSGLALIHEFREMDRRVPVILMTGHGTAETAITAISGGAFEYITKPFEPDGILPLIDSALETSRMARRPAELPTDSGQPLDRSKATAADLILGSCPAMVDVFRSIGRVASRDAAVLILGETGTGKEVVARAIYQHSQRHDQVFHAINCAAIPEALLESELFGHERGSFTGADQRRIGKFEICNGGTLFLDEIGDMTPVMQTKLLRVLQEKEFERVGGSKPIKTDVRILAATNRDLESAMADGSFRSDLFYRLNEFTIELPPLRERGEDVARMAEHFFSLFADQLGKDFVSIAPETMQRLMAHSWPGNVRELQGIVKQTLLKASGPVIVPAFLPSGFGESSSPGNNVEISNGWESEVSKEINRRLASGSCTVSEDIHNEVDRILIREVMKATGNNLSEASLRLGISRPTLRSRMKHLRLKPE; from the coding sequence ATGAACGATTGCAGAACCCTGTTGGTTGTCGACGACGACCCTCTCATTTTGCAGTGCATGCAATTGTGTTTGCCCGCACCGGACTACCGCGTGGTGACGGCGGTGACCGCTGCCAAGGGGCTGGAGTTGTTTCGTGAGACGGACCCTGATGCGGTGTTGCTGGACATCCAGTTGCCGGATCAATCAGGTCTCGCATTGATTCATGAATTTCGCGAAATGGATCGTCGGGTTCCAGTGATCCTGATGACGGGCCATGGAACCGCTGAGACCGCAATCACGGCGATCAGTGGCGGCGCGTTCGAGTACATCACCAAACCGTTTGAACCCGATGGGATTCTCCCGCTGATTGATTCAGCACTCGAAACCAGCCGGATGGCTCGACGTCCCGCGGAGTTGCCAACCGATTCGGGGCAGCCACTCGATCGTTCCAAGGCAACGGCGGCGGATTTGATTCTCGGCAGTTGCCCAGCCATGGTCGATGTTTTTCGAAGCATTGGCCGAGTCGCGTCTCGGGATGCAGCGGTGCTGATCTTGGGCGAAACCGGGACGGGCAAGGAAGTGGTGGCTCGGGCGATCTACCAACACAGCCAACGACATGATCAAGTCTTTCACGCGATCAACTGCGCCGCGATTCCGGAAGCGTTGCTCGAGAGTGAGTTGTTCGGTCATGAACGAGGGTCGTTCACCGGAGCCGATCAACGAAGGATTGGTAAGTTCGAGATTTGCAACGGAGGCACATTGTTTCTCGACGAGATCGGAGACATGACGCCGGTGATGCAAACAAAACTACTGCGTGTGTTGCAGGAGAAAGAGTTTGAGAGGGTTGGCGGAAGCAAACCGATCAAGACCGATGTTCGAATATTGGCCGCGACCAACCGCGATTTGGAATCGGCGATGGCCGACGGATCGTTCCGCAGCGATTTGTTTTATCGTTTGAACGAATTCACGATTGAACTGCCGCCGCTGCGTGAACGTGGGGAGGATGTGGCTCGAATGGCGGAGCATTTCTTTTCGCTGTTCGCTGACCAACTTGGCAAGGACTTTGTTTCCATTGCACCTGAAACGATGCAGCGGTTGATGGCTCATTCATGGCCGGGCAATGTTCGAGAATTGCAGGGGATCGTGAAGCAGACGCTCCTCAAGGCAAGCGGTCCGGTCATCGTTCCCGCATTTTTACCGAGTGGGTTTGGAGAATCCTCCAGCCCTGGGAACAACGTGGAAATTTCCAATGGCTGGGAATCCGAGGTGTCGAAAGAAATCAATCGGCGGCTTGCATCGGGGAGCTGCACGGTTTCGGAAGACATCCACAACGAGGTCGACCGAATCTTGATTCGCGAGGTGATGAAAGCGACCGGAAACAATCTCAGCGAAGCGAGTTTGCGTCTGGGGATCAGTCGTCCAACGCTTCGTAGTCGGATGAAGCACCTCAGGTTGAAACCAGAGTGA